TCTGCTCGCTGCACCGCTGGGGCTGGCCACGCCGAACGGGGAGTACCACTGGATGTGAGCTCGGGGTGCGCTCTGTAATCTGCCTCAAATAGGGCACCCAAGTTCTTCTGTTTTTCAAACGCATCGGGGGCCCTCCGTTAGTTCCCCGCGAAAACATTCGCGGTTTTTCCATTCCTCGTCTGCATTAGCTTATTTTCCCGCTTCCAAAACGCGAGTTCACCAGTGCGAGTAGGGATGTAGCCCTCAGGGGGCTCCCCGGCCCTCCAGGCAGAGGCTGGCGCTGTGGCCACTCCCGGGGTGTTAGCTGCCAGGGACAGGAACGCCGTCGCCAGTTCGGGGCTGCGCCCTCCTCCCGGACGCGCCGGAGTAGCTGCAGGCCGCCCGGGGGCTGCGGGGAGAAGGGGGCTCATGCACCGGGGCCGACAGCGGCCCGGAGAGCGGGCGCTGGGGAAGCTTTGCGTGTATCTGCAGCCGTCGCGAATGAAGCCTCCGCACCGCCTCCTTGATGAGGTTCCCCGAGAGCACCAGCTGCTGCAGGAGCCGGTGCGGGTCGTCGTCGCCGGTGCGGGATTCGGGCTGGGGCCCGCGTCGCTGCtggaggcggcgggaggcggcggcgcccCGCAGCCACCCTCGCCGGCACGGGCCCGACAGCGGCTGCGGGGCGGCCCGCTTGTCCGCTCCCGAGGGCCCGTCAAGGCCGGGCTGAGGGGCCAGCGGCGACGACGCGCTGGGGCCCGCGGCGAGCTCGGCCACGAAGTAGGGCGCAGCCCGACCCCGCACGCGGCCGCGGTCCCCGAGGGCGCAGCGCAGGGCCCCCGGGGGCGCCGGGCCCACCGCCTCGGCCGGCGCGGGCGGCAGGAGCAGCGGCAGCGCGGGGGGCCGGGCCTTGTCCGCCCGCACGGccgccgggggccgcgggggctgcagcggcggccccgggggcgcGCACGGGGAGGCCGGGCTGTCCTGCGCCGCGTCCAGCTGCAGCGTCTCGCCGATCTGGGCCACCAGCAGGTCCACCTCGCCCGAGCCGCCCAGCGTCACCGACTGCTCCAGCAGGAGGaagctgtcctcctcctcctcctccgcctcccccTCCGCTTCCTCGCcggcttcctcttcctcctccctccggCACGGCATGGCCCCCCGCCCGGGCACCCGGCGCTGTGCGGCCGGCGGGGCTCGGAGGGCCGCGgcggagcggggcgcggggcgcggggcgggggccgacGCGGGGgcgaggccggggccggggccggggccgggccgggccgggccgggccggggcggacGCGGAAGCCGGAGCCCGCCAGGCACTCGCGCCGCGCGCCTGCAGCAGCGGGAGCCGGAATCCTACCGGCTCGGGTTGATTTGTAAACAATGGGTGACGTCGCGGCCGGGCCCTACCaccgcgcggggccgggggggcggggtacggctggggggcggggcgcccgCCCGGCCGGGGCGCAGGGTGAAGCCCAGCAGCTTCGGAGCTGCCCCACCCGGAGTGCTGCGTGCACGGGGGCGCTGGGGTGCGGCTCGTCGCTCTGTCAGCCGGGC
This portion of the Vulpes lagopus strain Blue_001 chromosome 2, ASM1834538v1, whole genome shotgun sequence genome encodes:
- the LOC121476462 gene encoding proto-oncogene FRAT1-like; this translates as MPCRREEEEEAGEEAEGEAEEEEEDSFLLLEQSVTLGGSGEVDLLVAQIGETLQLDAAQDSPASPCAPPGPPLQPPRPPAAVRADKARPPALPLLLPPAPAEAVGPAPPGALRCALGDRGRVRGRAAPYFVAELAAGPSASSPLAPQPGLDGPSGADKRAAPQPLSGPCRRGWLRGAAASRRLQQRRGPQPESRTGDDDPHRLLQQLVLSGNLIKEAVRRLHSRRLQIHAKLPQRPLSGPLSAPVHEPPSPRSPRAACSYSGASGRRAQPRTGDGVPVPGS